ACCGTTTCCCATTCACATTCAGGCAAAGCTCGCCGTTGGTGCCCATGTCCAGATACAAAATAGACTTGTCGCCATCAAAGAAGTCCGGCCACAAAAGCAGCCCGGCGGTGATATCCGTTCCCACGAAGGCGTGCATGATCGGAGGAAGATACGCCCTGGCCGCCTTGTTCACGTCAAGGCTCCATTTGGCGGCGCTGTAGGTTGTGCCCCCCTTTAGGTCAAAGGAAAAAGGGGTTCTGCCGATGGAGGTGGAATCCATTTTGGCGGCCAGTTGAAGCATGGTGGTGTTGGCGCCGATGGCCACGTCGACGATTTCCTGGGGATTTAGGCCGGCTTGCGCACAGGCATCCTTTACCATGTCGTTGAGTTTGTCCTGCACCAGGGAGCCCATCTCGTCCAATGTTTCAGGCGTCTTGGCGTAATTGATGCGGGTGAGCACGTCATGGCCGTGGGCGACTTGGGGGTTCAGGCTGGAGGCGGAAGCCAGTACCGCTCCCGTTTGCAACGACACCAGGGAGATCACCATGGTTGTGGTGCCGATATCGATGGCAAGGCCGGTGGGCTTGAAATCCGGCTGCCAGTCTTCCAGGGTCGCCGGCTCGGCCCGTTTGTCATACCAAAGCTGGAAACCTTCGGGCCCTTGGGTGATTGATACGGCCGGGTCGGCTTTCTTCGTTCCGGACTTGGCGTTTTGCCCCAGAATCCGGCCCTGGTTCATGACTTTGTTGTCGTAGGCGAAGTTGTCTTCAAGGCGGATGGTCACATCGCCTTCGGGAACGGCCTGGCATGCCAGGCGCAGACCGTTTTTCACATCTTCCGGGTCCAGATTTTCATGGGGTGTGGAAGGAATGCTGCCGGACACAACCCACAACCGGCAAGCTCCGCAAATATTTTTGCCGCCACAAGGCGCTTCAATTTTTATACCCGCTTTTGCCAGGGATGCCATAAGGGGCTGTTTGTCTTCAGCCTCGATCGTTATTCCTAAAGGTTCCACTGAAATCTTGATCATTTGTGCTCTGCGTCCTGCGCAACTCTTTTCTTATCTGTTTTTCATATGTTACAATTCGAATCGTTTGTAATGAGCCGTGAAAGGATAGCCTTTTCCCATTTGCTGTCAACAATTTTTGATCGGCCATGGGCCAGGCCAAAGAGCACGACCAAAATAAAAACCACGAAACCCGAGAGTTTGTGAAAGAATTGGATAATCATTTCAAATTACAGCAGGTTTTGACAACACGATGCACGGGTGCCCTCCCCAAAGGAGAGGTCTGGCTGGGAAGCCGGCTGCTGGAACGGGCGGGTTTGAAAGACACCGTGGAAAACCATATCCTTCTGGCGCAACGCCTGGGCCAGGATGTGGTCTGCCTGTCGATCTGCGACGTCCCTGCCAACAAGCCGGATTTGGGTTACCGTTACTTTGCACCCGGGGACCTTGCTGATGCGGCGGTCGCGTCGGACATACCGGTTCTGGCCGTAATCGACGGCCCTTTTCAGGAAATGGTCAACAAGGTTGGGATGATGCAGGTTCTCACGGACTGGATCAGAAATCCGCAAACGCTTTATTGCGTTTATGAAGCGGAGAAAAAGGGGGCCCTGGATACGATCGGGCAGTGCCTGGATCTTGGGGTGGACGGCATCGTCTTGGCCGATGACTTTTCCACCGAAAGGGGGCCTCTTGTGAACCCGGCGGATATTGACAACATGTGCCGGGATTTTTACGCTCACGCGGTTGTCGCCGCCCACGGGGCCGGGGTCCCGCTTCTGCTTCATTGCTGCGGCAATCTTTCCCAACTGGTTGAAATTTTCAAAGCATGGCGGCTCGACGGATTTGCCGCGATACAAAGCAATCTCAACAACCTGACCGACTTGTACGAAAAAATGGGCGCAAACGTGATGATCATGGCCGGCATTGAGAGCGTCATGCTGGACACAGATCAGCCACCACAGCAGTCCTTGAAATCTCTCGGTCAGGTTGTTGCCT
This window of the uncultured Desulfosarcina sp. genome carries:
- a CDS encoding ASKHA domain-containing protein — its product is MIKISVEPLGITIEAEDKQPLMASLAKAGIKIEAPCGGKNICGACRLWVVSGSIPSTPHENLDPEDVKNGLRLACQAVPEGDVTIRLEDNFAYDNKVMNQGRILGQNAKSGTKKADPAVSITQGPEGFQLWYDKRAEPATLEDWQPDFKPTGLAIDIGTTTMVISLVSLQTGAVLASASSLNPQVAHGHDVLTRINYAKTPETLDEMGSLVQDKLNDMVKDACAQAGLNPQEIVDVAIGANTTMLQLAAKMDSTSIGRTPFSFDLKGGTTYSAAKWSLDVNKAARAYLPPIMHAFVGTDITAGLLLWPDFFDGDKSILYLDMGTNGELCLNVNGKRFTTSTAAGPAFEGMGLSTGMRATDGAVERVSYRDGEFKFHIIGGGPAKGICGSGIIDFLAALLESGHLDPSGRLLKTGPEDTYIKADNEQTKFKYAKGVYLTQKDIRQIQLAKGAVRTGIDLIMEAGGITADNLDRIYIAGGFGNYLKPVNMEKIGLIPPNTATKLIFCGNASIDGSIALLRDKNNRAFIEKALNEMEHVQLASQPHFMNCFLESLQFPSD
- a CDS encoding uroporphyrinogen decarboxylase family protein, which produces MKELDNHFKLQQVLTTRCTGALPKGEVWLGSRLLERAGLKDTVENHILLAQRLGQDVVCLSICDVPANKPDLGYRYFAPGDLADAAVASDIPVLAVIDGPFQEMVNKVGMMQVLTDWIRNPQTLYCVYEAEKKGALDTIGQCLDLGVDGIVLADDFSTERGPLVNPADIDNMCRDFYAHAVVAAHGAGVPLLLHCCGNLSQLVEIFKAWRLDGFAAIQSNLNNLTDLYEKMGANVMIMAGIESVMLDTDQPPQQSLKSLGQVVASLASTGNFVLGSSCGLYDGDFLDRIQRLYEIAQEG